In one Pseudomonas sp. R84 genomic region, the following are encoded:
- a CDS encoding DUF2790 domain-containing protein, giving the protein MNMLKWIAFVGVMAMSANVLAEGGGDRTFERALSANSKAMEQYAANQGKAPPAVKDYEYGMKLDVVKVVSVVKPQPACKVVPTAMTYEDSKGQINTIKYNVMGVCRNGGS; this is encoded by the coding sequence ATGAACATGCTCAAGTGGATCGCGTTCGTCGGCGTAATGGCGATGTCTGCGAATGTGCTGGCCGAAGGCGGTGGTGACCGCACCTTTGAACGCGCGCTCAGCGCCAACAGCAAAGCCATGGAACAGTACGCCGCCAACCAGGGCAAAGCGCCGCCGGCGGTGAAGGATTACGAATACGGAATGAAGCTGGACGTGGTCAAAGTGGTGAGTGTGGTGAAGCCGCAGCCTGCGTGCAAAGTGGTGCCCACCGCGATGACCTACGAGGACTCCAAAGGTCAGATCAATACCATCAAGTACAACGTGATGGGCGTGTGCCGAAACGGCGGGAGCTGA
- a CDS encoding co-regulatory protein PtrA N-terminal domain-containing protein: MKIVQMGTFVVALAISSVALAEGGGDRTFERMMTSNDRSMELFVAKEKAAGNPVVVNDKKDDKTRDL, translated from the coding sequence ATGAAAATCGTACAGATGGGTACTTTTGTTGTGGCGTTGGCGATCTCTTCCGTGGCCTTGGCCGAAGGCGGTGGCGACCGCACTTTCGAACGGATGATGACCAGCAACGACCGCTCCATGGAGTTGTTCGTCGCCAAGGAAAAAGCCGCTGGCAACCCGGTTGTCGTCAACGACAAGAAAGACGACAAAACCCGCGATCTGTAA
- a CDS encoding IS110 family transposase — protein MSMHVGLDVGSRTTAMGWRNDGRFAGACNIDQTPAGRKAAVNRLLELKPLSVVMEATGIYYLDLAMELTAAGLPVSVINPKSFHNFAKLMLKNSKTDAIDAQLLAEYGERMSPKLWTPPTTIQLELRAIGRHINRLTCHRTRAKNELHALKATQTTVKMLIEDEEEAIEAFDKRIERFRLAGRALIDNCPTLSAQFGHMIAAPGMGEISVFAALAELTTLPVTLKSAQVSRHAGLDVRLTQSGTSIDKPGRISKGGNTYLRSAMYMPALTAIRCDSNVKAFYEALIGRGKRKMQAIVAVMRKYLTGLWACMRAGEDFNTAKLFCAKDLAKA, from the coding sequence ATGAGCATGCATGTCGGTTTGGATGTGGGGTCTCGCACGACCGCCATGGGCTGGCGCAACGACGGCCGTTTTGCAGGGGCCTGCAACATCGACCAAACACCCGCCGGGCGCAAAGCAGCGGTCAACAGGTTGCTCGAGCTCAAGCCTTTATCCGTAGTGATGGAGGCCACCGGCATCTATTACCTGGATTTGGCCATGGAGCTCACCGCGGCGGGTTTGCCCGTTTCGGTTATCAACCCGAAGAGCTTTCATAACTTTGCCAAGCTGATGCTGAAAAACAGCAAAACCGATGCGATCGATGCCCAGTTGCTAGCCGAATACGGCGAACGCATGAGCCCAAAATTGTGGACGCCGCCCACGACCATACAGTTGGAACTGCGGGCTATCGGAAGGCATATCAATCGTTTGACGTGTCATCGCACCCGAGCCAAGAACGAGCTGCATGCGCTGAAAGCTACTCAAACAACCGTGAAAATGCTGATTGAAGACGAAGAAGAAGCCATTGAAGCTTTTGACAAGCGAATCGAGCGTTTCAGGCTCGCAGGTCGGGCGCTGATCGACAACTGCCCGACGCTAAGCGCCCAGTTTGGGCACATGATCGCAGCGCCGGGCATGGGCGAAATTTCAGTATTTGCGGCACTGGCTGAATTGACGACCTTGCCAGTGACACTTAAGTCCGCGCAGGTCAGCCGACATGCAGGACTCGATGTGCGGCTTACGCAATCAGGTACCAGCATCGATAAACCTGGGCGGATAAGTAAGGGCGGAAACACCTACCTACGTTCAGCGATGTACATGCCAGCGCTGACTGCCATACGTTGCGACAGCAACGTGAAAGCCTTTTACGAAGCGTTGATCGGGCGAGGGAAGAGAAAGATGCAGGCTATCGTCGCCGTCATGCGCAAATACCTGACCGGCTTGTGGGCCTGCATGCGAGCCGGCGAAGATTTCAATACGGCCAAGCTTTTTTGCGCAAAAGATCTCGCAAAAGCTTGA
- a CDS encoding CusA/CzcA family heavy metal efflux RND transporter: MFERLIQFAIEQRIIVLLAVLLMAGLGIASYQKLPIDAVPDITNVQVQINTGAAGFSPLETEQRITFPIETAMAGLPALEQTRSLSRSGLSQVTVIFKDGTDLFFARQLVNERLQIAKEQLPEGAEAVMGPISTGLGEIFLWTVEAKEGALKDDGTAYTPTDLRVIQDWIIKPQLRNVPGVAEINTIGGFAKEYQIAPDPKRLAGYKLTLTDLVTALERNNANVGAGYIERSGEQLLIRAPGQVASTEDIANIVMANVDGTPIRVKNVASVEIGRELRSGAATENGREVVLGTVFMLIGENSRTVSQAVASKLEQINKSLPQGVIAVPVYDRTHLVDKAIATVKKNLIEGAILVIAILFLFLGNIRAALITAMVIPLSMLFTFTGMFSNKVSANLMSLGALDFGIIVDGAVVIVENTLRRLAHAQQHHGRLLTRAERFKEVFAAAKEARRPLIFGQLIIMVVYLPIFALSGVEGKMFHPMAFTVVIALLGAMLLSVTFVPAAIALFVTGKVKEEEGAVMRGARRVYAPALAWVMSHRAIAVGAALGVIVLSGVLTSRMGSEFVPSLSEGDFALQALRVPGTSLTQSVDMQQRLETLILAKVPEVERVFARTGTAEIASDPMPPNISDSYVMLKPKEQWPDPGKSRETLMAELQASAATLPGSNYELSQPIQLRFNELISGVRSDVAVKVFGDDMDVLNATAAKIAAAMQKVNGASEVKVEQTTGLPVLTINIDRDKAARYWLNVGDVQDTIAVAVGGRQAGTLYEGDRRFDMVVRLSDAMRKDIDGLSALLIPVPALSGAANQIGFVALQDVASLDLVLGPNQVSRENGKRLVIVSANVRGRDIGSFVSEAGEVIERDVQVPAGYWTSWGGQFEQLQSAAKRLQIVVPVALLLVFGLLFMMFNNLKDGLLVFTGIPFALTGGVMALWLRDIPLSISAGVGFIALSGVAVLNGLVMIAFIRNLREEGRSLSDAIHEGALTRLRPVLMTALVASLGFIPMALATGTGAEVQRPLATVVIGGILSSTILTLLILPALYQLAHRREEDTVPTK, translated from the coding sequence ATGTTCGAACGCCTGATCCAGTTTGCCATCGAGCAGCGCATCATTGTGCTGCTCGCCGTTCTGCTCATGGCCGGCCTCGGCATCGCCAGTTATCAAAAACTGCCGATCGACGCCGTGCCGGACATCACCAACGTCCAGGTGCAAATCAACACCGGCGCCGCCGGGTTCTCGCCGCTGGAAACCGAGCAGCGCATCACCTTTCCGATTGAAACCGCGATGGCCGGTTTGCCGGCACTGGAGCAGACCCGTTCGCTGTCGCGCTCGGGGCTGTCGCAGGTCACGGTGATCTTCAAGGACGGCACTGACCTGTTCTTCGCCCGCCAATTGGTCAACGAGCGTTTGCAGATCGCCAAGGAGCAATTGCCCGAAGGCGCCGAAGCGGTGATGGGGCCGATTTCCACCGGCCTCGGCGAGATCTTTTTATGGACAGTGGAAGCCAAGGAGGGCGCACTCAAGGACGACGGCACAGCCTACACGCCGACCGACCTGCGGGTGATTCAGGACTGGATCATCAAGCCGCAATTGCGCAACGTGCCCGGTGTCGCCGAGATCAACACTATCGGCGGTTTCGCCAAGGAATATCAGATCGCTCCGGACCCGAAACGCCTGGCCGGATACAAGCTGACCCTCACCGATCTGGTCACCGCGCTGGAGCGCAACAACGCCAACGTCGGCGCCGGTTACATCGAGCGCAGCGGCGAGCAATTGCTGATTCGCGCGCCGGGCCAAGTGGCGAGCACCGAGGACATCGCCAACATTGTCATGGCCAACGTTGACGGCACGCCGATCCGGGTGAAGAACGTCGCCAGCGTGGAAATCGGCCGCGAATTGCGCAGTGGCGCGGCCACGGAAAACGGCCGCGAAGTAGTGCTCGGCACGGTGTTCATGCTGATCGGCGAGAACAGCCGCACAGTTTCGCAAGCGGTCGCCAGCAAGCTCGAACAGATCAACAAATCCTTGCCGCAAGGCGTGATCGCGGTGCCTGTGTACGACCGCACGCACCTGGTCGACAAAGCCATTGCCACGGTGAAAAAGAACCTCATCGAAGGCGCGATTCTGGTGATCGCGATTCTGTTTCTGTTCCTCGGCAACATCCGCGCGGCGCTGATTACCGCGATGGTGATTCCGCTGTCGATGCTGTTCACCTTCACCGGGATGTTCAGCAACAAGGTCAGCGCCAACTTGATGAGCCTCGGCGCGCTGGACTTCGGCATCATCGTCGACGGTGCGGTGGTGATCGTTGAAAACACCCTGCGTCGACTGGCCCATGCGCAGCAGCATCACGGCCGTTTGCTGACCCGTGCCGAGCGTTTCAAGGAAGTCTTTGCCGCAGCGAAAGAGGCGCGGAGACCACTGATTTTCGGGCAGTTGATCATCATGGTCGTGTACCTGCCGATTTTCGCCTTGAGTGGCGTCGAAGGGAAAATGTTTCACCCGATGGCGTTTACCGTGGTGATTGCTTTGCTTGGCGCGATGTTGCTTTCCGTCACGTTCGTGCCAGCGGCGATTGCGTTGTTCGTCACGGGCAAGGTCAAGGAAGAAGAGGGCGCGGTGATGCGTGGCGCACGTCGCGTGTATGCGCCGGCGCTGGCCTGGGTCATGTCCCATCGCGCAATCGCAGTGGGCGCGGCGTTGGGCGTGATCGTGCTTAGCGGCGTGCTTACTAGCCGCATGGGCAGCGAGTTTGTACCGAGCCTCAGCGAAGGTGATTTTGCTTTGCAAGCGTTGCGTGTGCCGGGCACCAGCCTGACGCAATCGGTGGATATGCAGCAGCGGTTGGAGACGTTGATTTTGGCGAAAGTGCCGGAAGTCGAACGTGTTTTTGCTCGCACCGGCACCGCCGAAATCGCCTCCGACCCGATGCCGCCGAATATCTCCGACAGCTACGTGATGCTCAAACCCAAGGAACAGTGGCCGGATCCAGGCAAGTCCCGCGAAACCCTGATGGCCGAACTGCAAGCTTCCGCCGCGACGTTGCCGGGCAGCAACTATGAACTGTCGCAGCCGATTCAACTGCGCTTCAACGAACTGATTTCCGGCGTGCGCAGTGATGTCGCGGTGAAGGTGTTCGGTGATGACATGGACGTGCTCAATGCCACCGCTGCGAAAATCGCTGCTGCCATGCAAAAGGTCAACGGCGCATCCGAAGTGAAGGTCGAGCAAACTACCGGGCTGCCGGTGCTGACTATCAACATTGATCGCGATAAAGCCGCGCGCTACTGGCTCAACGTCGGTGATGTGCAGGACACCATTGCCGTGGCAGTGGGCGGGCGTCAGGCCGGGACGTTGTATGAGGGCGACCGGCGTTTCGATATGGTTGTGCGGTTGTCCGATGCCATGCGCAAGGACATCGACGGCTTGTCGGCACTGCTGATCCCGGTGCCGGCACTGAGTGGCGCTGCGAATCAGATCGGCTTCGTCGCGCTGCAAGACGTCGCCAGCCTCGACCTGGTGCTCGGCCCGAATCAGGTCAGCCGTGAGAACGGCAAGCGTCTGGTGATCGTCAGCGCCAACGTGCGTGGGCGTGACATTGGTTCGTTTGTCAGCGAGGCCGGTGAGGTGATCGAGCGTGATGTGCAAGTCCCGGCCGGTTACTGGACCAGTTGGGGCGGCCAGTTTGAACAACTGCAATCGGCGGCCAAGCGTTTGCAGATTGTCGTGCCAGTGGCGCTGCTGCTGGTGTTCGGCTTGTTGTTCATGATGTTCAACAACCTCAAGGACGGCTTGCTGGTGTTTACCGGGATTCCGTTTGCCTTGACCGGTGGGGTCATGGCGTTGTGGTTGCGGGATATTCCGCTGTCGATTTCGGCGGGGGTCGGGTTTATCGCGTTGTCCGGGGTGGCGGTGTTGAACGGCTTGGTGATGATTGCGTTTATTCGTAATTTGCGCGAGGAGGGGCGGTCGCTTTCGGATGCCATTCACGAAGGTGCGCTGACGCGTTTGCGACCTGTGTTGATGACGGCGTTGGTGGCTTCGCTGGGCTTTATTCCGATGGCGCTTGCGACCGGCACAGGTGCGGAGGTGCAGCGACCACTGGCAACCGTGGTGATCGGCGGAATCCTGTCCTCCACGATCCTCACGCTGCTGATCTTGCCGGCGCTCTACCAACTCGCCCATCGCCGGGAAGAAGACACCGTTCCAACTAAATAG
- a CDS encoding efflux RND transporter periplasmic adaptor subunit, with protein sequence MDKKLMIVAVATLALGIGIGSQWSGNASIDAHADETSEHADHAEEGAAAEHAEEGHIELSAEQITAAGIQLAEAKPQNISLGLPFPGEVRFDEDRTAHVVPRVPGVVETVAINLGQTVKKGQLLAVIASQQISDQRSEQAAAQRRLALARTTYEREKKLWQDKISAEQDFLQARQALQEAEIAVSNARQKISVLSGSVVATGGNRYELRAPFDGVVVEKHLTPGEVVDESTAAFTLSDLSRVWVTFGVSPKDLNKVQVGKAVTVSAPELNAEVVGSVAYVGSLLGEQTRTATVRVTLENPQGSWRPGLFVTALVATDSREAIVAVPESAIQTVEDKPTVFVRTDDGFEARAVELGSRAAGHVEITQGLEPGAQVASAGSFVLKSELGKASAEHSH encoded by the coding sequence ATGGATAAAAAATTGATGATTGTCGCGGTGGCGACGTTGGCGCTGGGCATTGGTATCGGCTCGCAGTGGTCAGGTAACGCAAGCATCGACGCGCATGCCGACGAGACTTCTGAGCATGCCGATCACGCCGAAGAAGGTGCAGCGGCTGAACATGCCGAAGAAGGCCACATCGAATTGAGTGCCGAGCAAATCACTGCCGCCGGCATTCAACTTGCCGAAGCAAAGCCGCAAAACATCAGTCTTGGCCTGCCGTTCCCCGGCGAAGTGCGCTTCGACGAAGACCGCACCGCCCACGTTGTACCGCGCGTTCCGGGCGTGGTCGAGACGGTGGCGATCAACCTCGGGCAAACGGTGAAGAAGGGTCAGTTACTGGCGGTGATCGCCAGTCAGCAGATCTCCGATCAACGCAGCGAACAAGCCGCCGCGCAGCGTCGCCTGGCGTTGGCGCGCACCACCTACGAGCGTGAGAAAAAGCTCTGGCAGGACAAGATTTCCGCCGAGCAGGATTTCCTCCAGGCGCGCCAGGCACTGCAAGAGGCGGAAATCGCCGTGAGCAATGCGCGGCAAAAGATCAGCGTGCTCAGCGGCAGCGTGGTCGCCACCGGCGGCAATCGCTACGAATTGCGCGCGCCGTTCGATGGCGTGGTGGTGGAAAAACACCTGACGCCGGGCGAGGTCGTTGATGAAAGCACAGCGGCGTTCACCCTCTCGGATCTGTCGCGAGTGTGGGTAACGTTCGGCGTTTCACCGAAGGATCTGAACAAGGTTCAAGTAGGCAAAGCGGTCACCGTCAGCGCCCCGGAACTCAACGCAGAAGTGGTCGGCAGCGTGGCTTACGTCGGCAGCTTGCTCGGCGAACAAACCCGCACCGCGACCGTCCGCGTCACCCTGGAAAACCCGCAAGGCTCGTGGCGTCCCGGCCTGTTCGTCACCGCGCTGGTCGCTACCGACAGCCGCGAAGCGATAGTCGCCGTACCGGAATCCGCGATCCAGACCGTCGAGGACAAACCCACGGTTTTCGTGCGTACCGACGACGGTTTCGAAGCCCGGGCAGTAGAGCTGGGCAGCCGCGCCGCCGGCCATGTGGAAATCACTCAAGGGCTGGAACCGGGCGCGCAAGTCGCCAGCGCCGGCAGCTTCGTCCTCAAGTCGGAACTGGGCAAAGCCTCAGCCGAGCACAGCCACTGA
- a CDS encoding TolC family protein has protein sequence MPGLIKLTAQSRLKKTVSGLVLLASAGLANASTLTLDQALQSAFTGNPELAAAQWEIGIAEGDRQQAGLIPNPEVSWEAEDTRRDSRTTTVMLSQPIELGGKRGARIDVASRAQDAAGIELERKRNALRADVIQAFNSAQTAQQRLQLSRQSLQLAEHGLRVAQGRIEAGKSSPVEGTRAQVQLSEVRLELSRAERDQATAYQQLAQVMGAPLPTSAKVQAPTQSMPAVPPPTRLLERLNETAELRLAKLQIDQREASLGLEKSQRIPDLTVSIGSQYSETERERVNVVGLSMPIPLFNRNQGNVLAAARRTDQARDLRNATELRLRTEVQTSLEQWQTANGEVTAFNQTILPAAQSAVDSATRGFEMGKFGFLDVLDAQRTLISARSQYIQAVSEATDARVRIERIFGDLSVGR, from the coding sequence TTGCCCGGTTTAATAAAACTGACGGCGCAATCACGCCTGAAAAAAACAGTCAGCGGCCTGGTGTTGTTGGCCAGCGCCGGCCTTGCAAACGCATCGACCCTGACGCTGGACCAAGCCCTGCAAAGCGCCTTCACCGGCAACCCGGAACTGGCCGCTGCGCAGTGGGAAATCGGCATCGCCGAAGGTGACCGCCAACAGGCCGGCCTGATCCCCAACCCTGAAGTGTCGTGGGAAGCCGAAGACACCCGCCGTGACTCACGCACCACCACGGTCATGCTCAGTCAGCCGATCGAACTGGGCGGCAAACGCGGCGCACGCATCGATGTCGCCAGCCGTGCGCAGGATGCTGCCGGCATCGAACTGGAGCGCAAACGCAATGCATTGCGCGCCGATGTGATTCAGGCGTTCAACAGCGCCCAAACCGCGCAGCAACGCTTGCAGCTGTCCCGGCAATCCCTGCAATTGGCCGAGCACGGTTTGCGTGTGGCGCAGGGGCGAATCGAGGCGGGTAAGTCGTCGCCGGTCGAAGGTACTCGAGCACAAGTGCAACTTTCGGAAGTGCGCTTGGAGCTGAGCCGCGCCGAACGCGATCAGGCCACTGCCTATCAGCAGTTGGCGCAGGTCATGGGCGCACCGTTGCCGACGTCGGCCAAGGTGCAGGCACCCACGCAAAGCATGCCGGCCGTTCCTCCACCGACACGATTGCTCGAGCGCTTGAACGAGACCGCCGAACTGCGTCTGGCCAAACTGCAGATCGATCAGCGTGAAGCATCGTTGGGCCTGGAAAAGTCCCAGCGCATTCCCGACCTCACCGTGAGCATCGGCAGCCAATACAGCGAAACCGAGCGCGAACGCGTCAACGTCGTCGGGCTGTCGATGCCGATTCCGCTGTTCAACCGCAATCAGGGCAATGTGCTCGCGGCCGCGCGCCGCACCGATCAGGCGCGGGATCTGCGCAACGCCACCGAGCTGCGATTGCGCACGGAAGTCCAGACCAGCCTTGAGCAATGGCAGACCGCCAACGGCGAAGTCACTGCGTTCAACCAGACCATCCTGCCCGCCGCGCAAAGTGCGGTCGACAGCGCCACACGCGGATTCGAAATGGGCAAGTTCGGCTTCCTCGATGTGCTCGATGCGCAACGAACATTGATCAGCGCTCGTAGCCAGTACATCCAGGCCGTCAGCGAAGCCACCGACGCCCGCGTACGCATCGAACGGATCTTCGGCGACCTCAGCGTCGGCCGTTGA
- a CDS encoding OprD family porin, with product MVNPTKISMAALAVVVSAGPSMVFAEDKPEGFVEGSSLTLLNRNFYFNRDHRNGQSSPTGKGYSEAWSHAVISKFESGFTQGTVGVGVDAFAMIGLKLDTGDGRNGGRSSFDVLPVNSDGEARDEYTKVGGAAKIRAFDTVVRIGDVFPANPVVAAGDSRLLPESFRGVTASNTSIEGLSVQGGRLHAMSQPASSDMRENFATFYAGPVNSPWIAYGGGDYVLNKNLSFSLYSSRLKDAWNQYYAGTAWTYPLSDDLSLFGGLNYYKAVDEGKQLLGEFDNNIWSGRVGVKLGAHSVALSHQRNNGNDDFDYLRQSDSIFLDNSIQYSDFNSPKERSWMVRYDLDMSTYGVPGLSFMTRYARGTDADYSNANAVYMRRDAEGNPLTDQKRWERDIEVKYVVQSGSMKDLSLRLRQATTRATAFESDLDEVRVIVEYPLAIL from the coding sequence ATGGTTAACCCTACAAAAATATCGATGGCCGCTTTAGCGGTGGTGGTCAGCGCCGGGCCGTCCATGGTGTTTGCAGAAGACAAGCCTGAAGGCTTTGTCGAAGGCAGCAGCCTGACACTGCTCAACCGCAACTTCTACTTCAATCGTGATCATCGCAATGGCCAGTCCAGCCCCACCGGCAAAGGTTATTCCGAAGCCTGGTCGCATGCGGTGATCAGCAAGTTCGAATCCGGTTTCACCCAAGGCACCGTCGGGGTCGGGGTTGATGCGTTTGCGATGATCGGACTGAAACTCGACACAGGTGACGGCCGTAATGGCGGGCGCAGTTCGTTTGATGTATTGCCGGTCAACAGCGACGGCGAAGCGCGGGACGAATACACCAAGGTCGGTGGCGCTGCGAAAATTCGGGCGTTCGATACGGTGGTGAGGATTGGCGATGTGTTCCCGGCCAATCCGGTGGTTGCGGCGGGTGACTCGCGCTTGTTGCCGGAGAGCTTTCGCGGGGTGACGGCGAGCAACACCAGCATTGAAGGTCTGTCGGTGCAGGGCGGTCGATTGCATGCGATGAGCCAGCCGGCGTCCAGCGACATGCGCGAGAACTTCGCCACATTCTACGCCGGGCCGGTCAATTCGCCGTGGATCGCGTATGGCGGCGGCGATTATGTGCTGAACAAGAATCTCAGTTTCAGCCTGTACTCCAGCCGTCTCAAGGATGCGTGGAATCAGTATTACGCCGGCACTGCCTGGACGTATCCGCTCTCGGACGACCTGTCGCTGTTCGGTGGTCTGAACTATTACAAAGCCGTCGATGAAGGCAAACAACTGCTCGGCGAGTTCGACAACAACATCTGGAGCGGCCGTGTCGGCGTAAAACTCGGCGCCCATTCGGTCGCCCTCTCCCACCAACGCAATAACGGCAATGACGACTTCGATTACCTGCGCCAGTCCGACTCGATCTTCCTCGACAACTCGATCCAGTACAGCGATTTCAACTCGCCGAAAGAACGCTCGTGGATGGTGCGTTATGACCTCGACATGAGCACTTATGGCGTACCCGGTTTGTCGTTCATGACCCGTTACGCGCGCGGCACCGACGCCGACTATTCCAACGCCAACGCCGTGTACATGCGCCGCGATGCCGAGGGCAATCCGCTGACCGATCAGAAACGTTGGGAGCGCGACATCGAAGTCAAATACGTGGTGCAAAGCGGTTCGATGAAAGACCTGTCACTGCGCTTGCGCCAGGCGACGACACGCGCCACGGCGTTCGAGTCGGATCTGGATGAAGTGCGGGTGATTGTCGAGTATCCGTTGGCGATTCTTTGA
- a CDS encoding DUF1778 domain-containing protein yields MSTTESVEKSKPVPINMRADEKKRNLIDLAAAMSGRDRTSFILEAACQKAEEVILDKRLFLLDDSAFDAFEQAIEANPARGNECLHQLLARPKRWS; encoded by the coding sequence ATGTCCACAACTGAAAGCGTTGAAAAATCCAAACCCGTTCCAATCAACATGAGAGCGGACGAAAAGAAACGTAATCTGATCGATTTGGCAGCCGCCATGTCTGGTCGTGATCGCACAAGTTTTATCCTGGAAGCTGCCTGCCAAAAAGCTGAAGAGGTGATTCTGGATAAACGACTGTTCCTTCTCGACGACAGCGCATTTGATGCATTCGAACAGGCTATTGAAGCCAATCCGGCTCGAGGTAACGAATGCCTGCACCAACTGCTCGCACGTCCAAAACGTTGGAGTTGA
- a CDS encoding DUF6124 family protein produces the protein MKKPTPNPPEADAIPDANSTSPYASVDTRKLHEAADRALDFYLKPSAAIMSAPYIPNQMFLVNPKADTESLLANASESLASATVMLGDFAALLGGTHRKTLLGIAQVVMLGELAVNKALDNVEVTT, from the coding sequence ATGAAAAAGCCAACCCCAAATCCCCCCGAAGCAGACGCAATCCCCGACGCCAACTCAACATCCCCCTACGCCTCCGTCGACACCCGAAAACTCCACGAAGCCGCCGACCGCGCCCTCGACTTCTACCTCAAACCCTCAGCCGCCATCATGTCCGCACCGTACATCCCCAACCAGATGTTCCTGGTCAATCCCAAAGCCGACACCGAATCACTACTGGCCAACGCCAGCGAATCCCTGGCCTCGGCCACGGTGATGCTCGGTGACTTCGCCGCATTGCTGGGCGGCACCCATCGCAAGACCCTGCTGGGTATCGCGCAGGTGGTCATGCTCGGTGAACTGGCGGTGAACAAAGCGCTGGATAACGTGGAGGTCACGACGTAG